ctaatgaaaataaaattatcaattattgtttggggtcatgctatcttacatacagcagcacttgtgcgttTTAGACcaacacattataataaatactctccatcacaattagtatttggatatgagtcaaatatagcccatctaaGAATTTTTGATtatgcggtatacgtgcctgtagcaccactacaacgtacaaagatgggccctcaatgaaggttaggcatatatgttgggtttgactcaccctccataattcgataccttgaaccgttgactaaagacttattcactgcttgatttgcagattgttggtttgatgaaacaactttTCTGCCAttaggagaagagaaaaaagaacccaaaaaataaattgcataattttttttatcactatctcattttgattcaCGTACCCGCACATATGAGCAGGAGGtacagaagatcatccacttacagaaaatagcaaatcaaatgccagatgcatttactgatttgaaacggataactaagtcacatatccctacaGTGAATatgcctatccggattgatatCCCAAAAGcatcatctactagtatcatagcttctgaatcccaaatatGCCTGAAGcatggtagaccattgggttcaaagaaTTAAAATCACATAAAGAGAAGCGTAatgaataataaagatgatactacacaagaacctcttgaagaaggtcaagatttgagtaatcctgatattcctgaagaaatcagtgaacctgAGACTTAAGTgaactttcaataaattctaccggtgatgagataaatttagaccGATCGAAAATCacgattgataatatttttgcatataatgttgcaattaacctcatgcaagatagtgaaagtcttgagtcTAAATtcatcgaagaatgtcgacgtagatgtgattggccagaatgacaaaagacaattcaatcaaaattagactcacttactaaacgtgaggtttttggacctgcaGTCCAAACCCctaaaggtgtaaaaccagttggctataaatgggtttttgtgcgaaaacaaaataaaattgtaagatacaaggcacgccttgttgcacaaggatacTCTCAAAGACCCAGgatcaactatgaagaaacatattcacctgttataaatggaataacatttcgatatctcatcagtctagctatacataaaaatcttgaaatacatctaatggatgtagttacagcttacctttatggttcacttgataatgaaatttacatgaaaatcccagaaggattaaaattgcccgaagcatgtaataagtctcgggagatgtactcaataaaactgcaaagatcattatatggtctaaaacaatcagggcgtatgtgatataatcgccttagtgagtacttaataaatgaaggttatataaatgatgtcatttgtccatgtgttttcattaagaaaatagaattagagtttgttatactcgccgtttatgttgatgacataaatctcattgaaaCCCTTGAAGAGGttcaaaaggcgattgaatatctaaagaaagaatttgatatgaaagacattggaaagacaaaactttattTAGGTCTGCAtattgaacatttagcaaacGGGAtctttgtccatcaatctgcctacactgagaaaattttaaaacgaTTGTACATGGACAAAGTACATCCATTAAGTattccaatggttgttcgatcacttgaaatgaaaaaagatcaatttcgacctccagaagaggatgaagaaattcttggtcctgaagtaccatatcttagtgctattggtgcacttatgtatcttgctaacgcaactagacctgatgtaacattttctgttaatttgctagtaaggtatagttcatccctaACGTGAAGGCATTAAAACGGTATAAAGCATATTTTGCGATAGctaaagggtactattgatatgggtttgtttaaTACTAACAAAGGATGAGCAAACCTTATTAGTTATgtagatgcaggttatttatcagaccacataaagctcgatctcaaacaggctatctatttacacacggaggaactgctatatcatggcgatttACAAAGCAATTTATTGTTACTACTTCTTCagatcatgctgaaataatagcaaatAATGAAGCAaatagagaatgtgtgtggttgagatcgatgatacagttcatcaaagaaagatacGACCtagaaaatgatgtcaaagtacccataattatatttgaagacaatgtcgcgtgcatagctcaattgaaagatggcttcataaaaggagatagaacgaaacatatttcaccaaaattattcttcacacatgatcttcagaagaatggtgatattgatgtacaacaagttcgttcgagtgataatcttgcagatttattcacaaaggcactACCAACAACaatttttgagaagctaagatataagattggaatgcgtcttctccaaaatataaaatgaagttttcatcaaaGGGAGTAagatacgcgctgcactcttttttccttaaccaaagttttgtcccactggattttcctggtaaggtttttaatgaggcagcactcaaggtgTATTACCAGAtttgtgtactctttttccttcactaggctttttcccactagattttcctagtaaggttttaatgaggcacaatatttatggatgtttacaataactatatatattgtttcttgtaaagttttttttGACATccaagggggggggggggtgttacattattgGTATTGGATGTCTTATGCTAGTGggcattattggtattggaTGTCTCTATCCAAATGTGACCCACCCACTTGGATATTTGGGCAAATTGCCAACTTTCTGTGCCTTATAATATTTGCACAAGTTTGTGCACAATGTAGCGAGGCAGAAACAGAGAAACATACGAAAGAAAAATCCTTCCTATTCTCTCTATATTTGCTTACTCTCTTTCCTCTATTATTTTGTTAagctaatatattttataacaataatatacaTTTTACTCCCTACTTAATTCCTAATTAGTAGAAGATTTGACTTTGGCTAGTCAAAGTTGTCACCTTTATTATTTCAAGACTTTAGACACCTCCTATTCATTTTTCACAGATAAGTTGAGGGAAAGATAGTGTGAGTGGGAATgttttagtttatttatttatttataaaaaaatataataataaaaatattaattaaatcttTCCattctaataaaatataaaaaaagttgaATAGACAgaactaaaattataattaagaaaataatttattatttataaaaatcaaaattaaaagaaaacatatactttttgtaattttttttctttggaaCAAAACTTACACTAAAATGTGCCTCTATTTTTTGTAGTTTTCAAATCtcttaaaataaacttactaaaaataagataaaatcaaaatattaatttagatataaaaaaaatatttaagttctAAATGGTGTAAAATCTTGGTTTGGGTCAAAAATTATGTGTCTAcattttgaatgaattaaaaTGAATTGAACTAATAAATGGATGAGTCGATAATTTATCTAAATTTAAACGAATTTGTATACCTtttgatttaataatttttttcttaataaagtCCATGTGCATTTACTTGTATGTTTTTCACGTGTGTATGTTTATtcattgattttgattttacaaaatttatctatttaaaaatattaaaaaactttattaacaaatatttatatatatatatatatatatatataaataaaagaagataaaaaatGAATATCAGGTACATTTGAGGAATTAACCCGATATTTATGTAGGATTCCCTTCCTTCCCGCCTCAGAACATTTCCCGCTCGGAGCAAAACCCTAACCATCACAAATGGGGACGAAGCATCAGTCCTCCTCCGATCCAATCAGCGATCCCAAAAAGCGCCGTCGAGTCGGATTCTCTAAGACTGGTGAGTGATTCACTTTTAATGGACTTCAATTTGTCCTCTTTAACTGTTTCTCTCATCATTCTCTTATGCTTTTCTTCTGCAGATGCTGGAATTGAAGCTAACGAGTGCATTACTATATACATAGGTTTGATTTTCCTTTAACTCAACTGTTTGTCACACTAGTGAAGCTAACGAGTGCATTACTATATACATAGGTTTGATTTTCCTTTAACTCAACTGTTTGTCACACTAGTGAAGCTAACGAGTGCATTACTATATACATAGGTTTGAATTCAGGCATGGATTTCTAGCTGAACAAAGAGTGTCTTCTTTAATTAACTAGAtgtctatttttttcttcccaTAGAGGCTTGTTAATTAGTAAATGATGTTCATCCTAATGCATTGTTTCTCTATGGCCATCATTAGGTTAACTTGGACCTACACATTGTTTTAAGTTGAGATGTTTGACAATATAGTTTCTTTTGGGATCATTTGTGTTTGTTTGCCGTTGGAAACCTGATTTTCTTCACTATTGGTCCCATAACATACGTTTTTCTTGTTCTTAGTTTCTAGCAGAGAGGATGTGGGCTCCCCAAACAGTTTCTGTCTTGAACCAATTGACTTGAATCACTATTTTGAAGACGATGGCAGAATATTTGGGTATCAGGGTCTGAAGGTAACCCCCCTTCTAAGAAGTGCTATTTGTAGCAGAGTTGTTCTAATTGATTTCATTtactctttattttttcttttatatacaCCTAAATGAAGTATTCTCAGAGCAAGAAAATAGTGGAGAAGATTGTCATGCACAGTCAGTGACTTGAGTATTCTTTTGACATGAGTGTCCCAAGtttttcaacaacaaaaaaatatgatGTGACTGCATTTGTGTTGGACATGTGTCAAGTGGTGTTGGTATTTGACTTGGTAGTAACTAGAACTTGCTATATAGTGTCTACTTCAGTGCCACAAATTTCCTGACCTACCGTTCTATATTCTCTCTTATATGCCTTTTAATGGCTTAGAATATTGTTCAATGAGGTTAATGGTGAGCTTACATGGTTTAAGGGGGAGGACTGTAGTCTTTGTATGGAAAAAAGAAGGGGAGGAATGTAATATTTGTGAGGAGAGAGGAAAAAGTTTTAGGATGTGGGGTGAAGGTTTGTGAGACTCTGAGATCGCTTGCAAGGGTGGCTATGGATGGGTGAGTATTGAAGTTCCCCTTAGTGCTTTCAAATTACATTTGCATCATTTTGCTAAATGAGCCCTCCTACATGTTTTGGAATTCAGATGAACTCAGGAACTTCAAGTTCTAGACTGCATTGTCATCTCTAGTTGGTGCTTATCAAGTTACGGGTTAGCCCATCTCACCTGGCTTCTTGCTAGAGTATTCTGTTCGGTTTCTCTTCACAGGTCTGATCCAACAAGGGACAATTTAGtctaccaaaaatatatactgGATAGCCCAGTAGTGATCTTGAATAAATGTCATAAATTTGGGAGTCACCCCAGCACAAGCAGTCAGATAATCCTGCCCCTGTCCATCTCCATAGGGAACAAGAGGAAACTGAAAGAATGTGTAATTGCTACTTAGGTTTGATAATGCTTTTACTTGTGTTGAATGTTCTTTTAGTTTATCTGATCTTTCCATGTCTTCCATTTTGCAGATCACTATTTGGGTTAgcttgatatcctttcatgctTATGCTGATATTACTTTCGAAAGATTATCAGATgtaagttttctttttttttttgttgcttttGCTCCTACCATTCAATTTTCTTACGTATAAATGAGTGAATTGTAGTGATGCTGAATAAAActtttgtgtttttttaaatCAATGTTTGTTGTTTCACTCTTCTGTTGCTTTTGCTCCTGTCATTCAAACTTACATGATCTTTAATTGTTGAATCTCTTTGTGAGTTATTTCAGATTTTCTGAATGTATCCGATTACAAGTGAATTTTTGCAGCTTGAATAAAAGCCAAAATAACTTTCTCCAAAAGTTTTTAAATCTTGGCATTTGCTTGACTTGTTTGTTCTAACTTAAATATGAATTGTTTTTGGATTACTAGGGAGGCACAGGGATCACAAACCTAAAGTCTGCTCTTCAGGTAATGACTATATGGATTTTCTCTTTAGTGTATTGTTAACAGGACAGGTTTTAATTGTGATGTTTCTCGCAGAATATTTTTGCTGAGAGTCTTGTTGATGAAAAAGATGCCTTCCTGCAAACATTTTCAACTGAAAGTCGTTATGTTCGGTTCGTCCAAAACTTTCTTGTGCCTATTTTTTCATGTTGAGTTTTCTTACCATCCATGAGGCATGATATTTTGTCCTACCAATTTCTAGCATATATTTAGGTGATAAGTTGTGCTTGCACACAGGTCTGTTGTCTCAAATGCTGAAGCACTGCAGCTTAAAGTTTCAAATGGCTGTAGCACTGAATCTAATTGTCTTTTGAAAGCAGAGCCTTCAGATGTAGAGGTGCCTTCTCTGTTCCTTTCCTTGACATATTAGGATGGGGATGACAGCAGTtacatctttttttatttttttgctccTGTAATGCTTGTTTTGCATAATATCTTGCTTGAGTTGCTCTTTTTAGATATCAATAAGAGCTTGGAACAAACTAGTACTAAAGCAGCTACACTACAGCTGCCAATCCAATATGTTTGTTTGGAATATAGTGCACGATATCTACTAGACCTACATGGAATAACATCTTTCTGAAGCATTTATATTAGTGAACTTCTTTCTActatttggattaaaaaaaggTATAAGAAGCTACTCCTTCTTGATTGGAAAATCGTCATATTcccaaaataagatttatgatCCTGACGTTTGTGTTTCTCATCTGCTCTCTCAAACATTTGAATGATCACTTTCTTTTGCATGCGGAATCTGAGTATGTTGTATTGAAATGCATTATGCCTTAGTGTATTTTGTGAAAAAGCTGAGGATGATTATCCTTGTTTGAATTGCTCCAGGTATTCCGGATCGTTGGCACGCCTGTAGGACACCTTTATAGTAGATTGGTGCCACTTGTGCTACTATTAGTGGAtggtaattgtttttttttttaattttaaaaaaagattatatCTATGGGTAGCTTCAAAAGTTGTAGTGGTATTATTAACCAGGTAGCAATCCTATTGACGTCCTTGATCCTAGATGGGAAATTTATCTCCTAGTCCAGGAAAGGAAAGATACCCAGGAGGATAGCCTTTCAAGGTTGCTTGGTTTTGCAGCTGTTTATCGTTTCCATCGTTATCCTGGAAGTACACGCATGCGACTTGGGCAGGTAAATAATTGACAGTTTAGGCATAATTATAACATATTTTTTAACGTAGCCTTTCCTTGTAACTGATTTGGATTTTGGCAGATACTGGTTATGCCTCCTTACCAACGTAAAGGTTATGGTCGTTTTCTTCTTGAGGTGCTGAACAGGGTTGCAGTATCTGAAGATGTGTATGACCTGACTATTGAAGAGCCCGAGGATTCTCTTCAATATGTTCGGTTGTGCATTGACGTCGAGCGTTTGCGTGTATTTGACCCAATCCAGCAATCCCTAGAATCAGTTGTATCACATTTAAAGCAGGACAATCCTTCGAAAAAAAGCTACATGTGCAAGTATGCTCCACCACTGAGTGCTGTTGAGGATGTGAGGAAAACTTTGAAAATCAACAAGAAGCAGTTTGAGCAATGTTGGGAGGTTCTTATCTATCTTCGCTTGGACTCAATTAACAAATATATAGAGACATACCGAGCAATTGTTTCACACCGAGTAAAGGCTGAAGTTGTAGGGAAAGATCCAGAGGGTGAGGGAAAGCAGGTGATTGATGTACCAACTGAATATGATCAGCAGATGTCATTTGTGATGTTCAAATTGCAGAAGGGTGAATCTAGTAGCAGAGAGACGGCTGACAATCAAAGTAATGTGGAGGAGCAGCTGCAGAAACTGGTGGATGAACGAATGAATCAGATCAAGTTGATTGCAGAGAAGGTTTCTTCTGTTCATTGGCAATGAAGACAATGGCAGCTGCTATTTCACGTCCTAGCAAATGCATATTCCAAGATGTTGATGCAGAAGTTTTGGAAATTAAAAAGGAGTGGCTGTACATGAACTGAGCTGTACTTGCTAAGATTAAATTGGTATTCAATTATGTCTTGAAACTTGTTTACTTAATGCGTGAACTATACTTGATATGAGGCAGCATTCTCCCTCAATTCGTTTACTGATTGGTTTATCTTGTAGTTTAGACTAGTTAACAGTTATGTGCCAAATGAAGCAATTGGGAAAGAAATTTGAATTGCAGCATGTTCGACTGATTTACAATTTACCTCGGTAAACGGAACAAGAAAAGACATTGATTAAAAGCTTTTTGACCTCAGTATGAAGAGAGTCATTGTTCTCTAGTTATTATTGTTGGATTTTGAATTAAAACAAACTTGCCCAGAATGCAGGGTGTGCCTCGAAACTGTTATTAAAATGTCTGTCATAGCTTGTGTAATGCCCACCCTTTAATTTTGAGAACTTGAATTTCGTTCCCCGATTTGAGACTTCCTCCAAGTTGGTTTAGTACTTGTTGGGATGGTTCGGATTGAGCTTTGAAGAAAATCCCAGTTGGACAgtgcatttttttcttttcttttggtgcAGCTGCAGACTGCAGTGCTTTGC
The genomic region above belongs to Solanum dulcamara chromosome 5, daSolDulc1.2, whole genome shotgun sequence and contains:
- the LOC129888844 gene encoding histone acetyltransferase type B catalytic subunit; the encoded protein is MGTKHQSSSDPISDPKKRRRVGFSKTDAGIEANECITIYIVSSREDVGSPNSFCLEPIDLNHYFEDDGRIFGYQGLKITIWVSLISFHAYADITFERLSDGGTGITNLKSALQNIFAESLVDEKDAFLQTFSTESRYVRSVVSNAEALQLKVSNGCSTESNCLLKAEPSDVEVFRIVGTPVGHLYSRLVPLVLLLVDGSNPIDVLDPRWEIYLLVQERKDTQEDSLSRLLGFAAVYRFHRYPGSTRMRLGQILVMPPYQRKGYGRFLLEVLNRVAVSEDVYDLTIEEPEDSLQYVRLCIDVERLRVFDPIQQSLESVVSHLKQDNPSKKSYMCKYAPPLSAVEDVRKTLKINKKQFEQCWEVLIYLRLDSINKYIETYRAIVSHRVKAEVVGKDPEGEGKQVIDVPTEYDQQMSFVMFKLQKGESSSRETADNQSNVEEQLQKLVDERMNQIKLIAEKVSSVHWQ